The following proteins come from a genomic window of Synergistota bacterium:
- a CDS encoding DUF370 domain-containing protein has protein sequence MGLKLINVGFGNVVVANRIVAIVSPGSAPIKRMKEAARERGKLIDATCGRRTRAVIITDSDHIILSAIQPETVANRVIEESDREDEPT, from the coding sequence ATGGGATTAAAGCTTATAAATGTGGGTTTTGGTAATGTTGTTGTTGCTAATAGAATAGTTGCGATAGTTAGTCCAGGATCAGCGCCCATAAAGCGAATGAAGGAAGCTGCTCGGGAGAGAGGAAAGCTTATAGATGCAACTTGTGGTAGAAGGACTAGAGCAGTTATAATAACCGATAGTGATCATATAATATTATCTGCTATTCAACCTGAGACTGTTGCAAATAGGGTTATAGAGGAAAGTGATAGGGAGGATGAACCAACGTAG
- a CDS encoding YicC family protein, producing MTGYGRGESEGNGLKCLVEISSVNHRFCEIMVKLSKNLLALELKIREYIRGKINRGKINVLVSFRYTERYVPEIILNRSLAKQYYEMLNRLKDELKLLDEIRLDLLLRFPDLFEIMEITEDVEKIWPMVKEALDSAIKNMMEMKEREGAYLAEDLKKRLKVLFSLSEEVERRCLELRESIPQKLRERVREILCDVPVNEDRLLTEIALFQEKRDATEEIVRFKSHLNQFWEMLMGGSPVGRKMDFLVQEMLREVNTLSSKAGEAEISKLVVEMKAELERIREQVQNIE from the coding sequence ATGACTGGCTATGGTAGAGGTGAAAGCGAGGGGAATGGATTAAAGTGCTTAGTGGAAATATCTTCGGTAAATCATCGCTTTTGTGAAATAATGGTCAAGCTTTCCAAGAATCTTCTTGCCCTTGAGCTTAAGATAAGAGAATATATAAGAGGGAAAATTAACAGAGGCAAGATTAACGTTCTTGTTAGCTTTCGCTATACTGAGAGGTACGTACCTGAAATAATCTTAAACAGATCGTTAGCTAAGCAGTATTATGAGATGCTCAACAGGCTTAAGGATGAGCTTAAACTTTTGGATGAGATAAGGCTTGATCTTCTCTTAAGATTTCCTGATCTTTTTGAGATAATGGAAATTACAGAAGATGTTGAGAAAATATGGCCTATGGTTAAGGAAGCTTTGGATTCTGCCATTAAGAATATGATGGAGATGAAAGAGAGGGAAGGAGCATATTTAGCAGAAGACCTTAAAAAGCGCTTAAAAGTTCTTTTTTCTTTATCTGAGGAGGTTGAAAGGAGGTGCTTGGAGCTTAGGGAGTCCATTCCACAAAAGCTGAGAGAGAGGGTTAGAGAAATATTATGCGATGTACCTGTAAATGAGGACAGGCTCCTTACTGAGATAGCTCTTTTTCAGGAGAAAAGGGACGCTACGGAAGAGATAGTTAGGTTTAAAAGTCATTTAAATCAATTTTGGGAGATGCTAATGGGGGGGAGCCCCGTAGGAAGAAAGATGGATTTTCTTGTTCAGGAGATGTTAAGAGAGGTAAATACCTTGTCCTCTAAAGCTGGAGAAGCTGAGATTTCGAAGCTTGTGGTTGAGATGAAGGCTGAGCTTGAGAGGATAAGAGAGCAGGTTCAAAATATAGAGTGA
- the hflX gene encoding GTPase HflX: MRGVLVSLILPFSNPLEIDQQLEELRELFRTLGGETVAVLTQKRSPDPAFLLGRGKVEELKKLVEDLKVDMVVFNDDLTPRQQVNLEEALGVKVMDRTQLIIEIFARRARTAEAKLQVELAQLTYELTRLRGRGKELSRLGGGVGTRGPGEPEIEAERSRIKERIAHLREKLEEIRERRDIQRKRRKRVGAFQVSIVGYTNAGKSTLLSTLSGEDVYVEDKLFATLDPLTRKVYLPSGREILLTDTVGFIRKLPHHLVAAFRATLEEVRESDGLLHVVDISSYNFLEQIDAVNAVLKSLKSLDKPTIMVFNKIDKLSSDELEALKNRLKERFEDKVVYISALKKYNIEELYQAMERWF; the protein is encoded by the coding sequence ATGAGAGGAGTATTAGTCTCTCTTATACTTCCTTTCTCTAATCCCCTTGAAATAGATCAACAGTTAGAGGAATTAAGAGAGCTTTTTAGAACATTGGGTGGGGAAACGGTAGCGGTTTTAACACAGAAAAGAAGTCCTGATCCGGCTTTTCTTTTAGGTAGGGGGAAGGTTGAAGAGCTTAAGAAACTTGTTGAGGATTTAAAGGTCGATATGGTGGTCTTTAACGATGATCTAACTCCTCGTCAACAGGTTAATCTTGAGGAAGCTCTTGGGGTTAAGGTTATGGATAGAACTCAGCTTATAATTGAGATATTCGCAAGGAGAGCTCGTACTGCTGAGGCAAAACTTCAGGTGGAGCTTGCTCAGCTAACTTATGAGTTAACAAGGCTTAGAGGGAGAGGAAAGGAGCTTTCGAGGCTTGGGGGAGGAGTGGGAACTAGGGGACCTGGAGAACCGGAGATCGAAGCGGAGCGAAGTAGAATAAAAGAAAGGATAGCTCATCTAAGAGAAAAGCTTGAAGAAATAAGAGAGAGGAGAGATATACAGAGGAAGAGAAGAAAAAGAGTCGGAGCCTTTCAAGTTTCTATTGTAGGTTATACCAATGCTGGTAAGTCGACGCTTCTTTCTACTTTAAGTGGTGAAGACGTATATGTGGAGGATAAGCTTTTTGCAACTCTTGATCCGTTGACAAGGAAGGTATATCTGCCATCGGGACGAGAGATTCTTTTGACGGATACTGTGGGATTCATAAGAAAGCTTCCGCATCATCTTGTAGCGGCCTTTAGAGCTACTCTTGAAGAGGTAAGGGAATCTGATGGTTTGCTTCATGTGGTCGATATATCCTCTTATAATTTTCTTGAACAGATAGATGCGGTTAACGCTGTTCTTAAAAGCCTAAAGAGCTTGGATAAGCCCACTATAATGGTCTTTAATAAGATAGATAAGCTTTCTTCAGATGAGCTTGAGGCCTTAAAGAACAGGCTTAAGGAGAGATTTGAGGATAAAGTAGTTTATATATCTGCTTTGAAGAAGTATAATATCGAAGAGCTATATCAAGCTATGGAGAGGTGGTTTTAA